The sequence CCAATAAACTTCTAAACTTAAATATATCTAGTAGGTCATAAACTTTCACTTAGTGTCTAATAGGTccatgatttttcaattttatgtcaaaGATTGTCTAATAAATCTTTGATTTATCCAACATTTTGTAAAATTCATGAACGAACTAGATGGAGAGTTGAGTGTTTGCACGagatttcaatagaaatttatttcgtagaacttgaaatttgtatttgtattaattttgtggaaagtgagagtattttgatgctttcaaaagaaattataatctttaagctggttgatcttcttgaacgatcgggcttattgatctttttggacgatcgacttttgggcttcTTCTgggatgatcggtctttggacttgttgatcttcttggacgatcaacctttgagcttgttgatcttcttggatgatcggcctttgggcttgttgattttcttggacgatcgacctttaggcctgttgatcttcttggatgatcggccttcgggtttgttgatctttttggaggattagtgttcgcacgagacTTCCGGAGAAatttgtttcgtggagttgaatttaagttggtgttgatgttgatgttgatttgatgcgatgtagTTCGATCTctatctctagtacttgatcatctgattctctcgaagaatgcttgtatctccaaaggatttcagtcttcaagtgtggtTAGAATGCTTGGATCTTCAaatgacttcagtcttcagaatacttgcatctccaaaggacttcaatttgcttgtatcttcgaaggacttcagtcttcagaatgcttgtatcttcgaaggacttcagtcttcaggtgtGGTCAGCTTTAGGAGTCaaggactttagtcttcaagcgtggtcagctTTAGGAGTGGTCAGCTTCAGGGGTCAAGGAGTCTtatgattgtagagaattccctatAAGCTCGTATAGAATTGCTAACCCTTGGAATGAGAAAagctcttctatttatagagctctcTAATGGGCCTCATGGGTttaggcttggttggtccatggacctggcctttgggcccaattaattggatttagacttgatttgacatttgggtcaaatttaatctatttttGGGTTTAGTTGGACTTTGACACAAAGAATAATATCAAATCGGgttaaattaatcttatctgattcaacggtcatgataaaacgacgtggcgtcatcgaaatttgtttcaacttcaatttggaaCATATGTCGACTCCTAATTTGGggccaaatttaatgatttagaattttgtcattaatttagtaaatgacgtggtaacttgtgattgatccaaaatttttcattcaacattGAGTCAcactaaacataaaattcaattttatataaatcaaatcaattaattattaacaaTTTCGAATATGTTAGAGATATTAGACACAAAACTAGAAGTTATGagatttatttatctttttaaagtataaaaggAGTAGCAGAATTTGAACGACAAATCTTGTCGTCGCAAACACGCTCATATGCTATTGAAACTATGCTTGTTTTGACAAGAGATCTATAAGATATTTTTAAAGCTCAAgatcaaataaacacaaatttaaattaaatttgtaatttaacctatattaaatataaccttTGATAATTTTGGATTGAATTGAACTGGATTTCTATGGagactttctttttcttttttcttttttcttttttaatttttttattaatcatGTGGAaataaagttgtttttaaatatagtaaaatgaactaacttatttacaaatatagcataaTGTCACCATCTATTGGTGATAGATGATATATCACTTATAAACATCTATCAATGATACTGATAAGTATATATCAATGTCTCATTATCTATAAGTGGTAGAtatacattttgttatatttaaaaatattttaaataattttatcatttaaaatcatTAGCATAgaaataatactaaaaaaaatagtcgaAATAATGATAgaaataatactaaaaaaatagtcGAAATAATGAGTCAAATGATGAAAATTGGTCCAAAAAATCAACCCCACCATTGATAAAATTTCTTCCGTATTGGACTTTAAGAGTAGTGGACTACATGTCGGTCGTCGTGGGCCCATTAGTCGCTTCCCACTCCTTATCAAGATTGTTTAATAAATACGACAACacattaaaaacaaaacaaaacaaagaattacaaatttaaaaacaaagtaaaattcaaagtcaaaattgaagatattatttttttaaaattattcacCCAACCCTAATTTCCTATTGGCTTTTTCTTCACTTCATACTTTGTTGAGATAAACATAGGATATTctattcaattctttttttaaaaaatttatttttctagaaAGAGTCCGACAGCAAACTACTCCATTTCAATTtcctatcttttttttttctactttagTTTGCCCTAAACGCAACTATATGCTTTTCTAACTCTAAAGTTTGTATTTTTatggtttaaaataaaataaaataaccccTTTTTTTCAATCTATCTTATAGAGTTCATGATTCATGTTGACATTAAAGGGAATGACATTATAAcatatttgaattagattaaaCTTTGTGTGTGCTTGTAATAATGAGATACTAATTTTCAATCTGAGTTTTCACATTACGATCGTCGTGTAGTTACTACTTTTTAGTCTAATGAAAACAACAAACTTtattttttcctccttttttaaaatttattcttcataaaattgaaagaaaacgCGTGGATAAAATTTAAAGCTATGATGGAAAAGATGTGATTGATTGTCTATAAGGTAAGTAAATGCAATTTTTTTAGGTCAACTGTGAAATAAGAAAGCATCTTAGAGTTCGTAAAATTTTCTGTTGCATATAAGACAAAATTTGCTAATGTTGCAtaacatattcaaatttaatgaatatttataagtTCTCGTGTTTAAACATGTAATATGAGGATAGCTCTACAATAATTGACATGTACTTCTTCTTTTGAGGTTGGATATTTTTCGTTTTTCATgtcaaataacaataaaaatggCACAAAAATATACGTAATTTACTAACATTACATTAGTTACATCCATGAGTAGAGGGAGAGaatgatttttattattgaagagaaatataaaaaaaaactacaactAAAAGCACCAATAGAATTAGAGAGTTTAGATACGGAGTTTAGATACGGCGCCAGTGAGATCTTCGAACTTGGTCACTAGGAGCATCAGATCAAGGCATTCTTAAACAAACACGAGTTTTTACTAAAATTTCGTGTAATCTCAAGTATATTGTTtgacagatatatatatatatatgtactcTGTTGATAAAATGATATACcctaaaatttgtaattaatcatCTCAAGCTAGCATAGACTTTGGGGTTATCAAGAAATTATAGtatgaaactaaaatatatgGTCGGCATTTAGTTTCGAAGCATgtcatattattatataaagaaaattataaaatcaaaatccaTGTGTTAGGGATTGAGCTAACTACTCCACCATTTAAATCAAGTGCCTTTTCATTATTATCTAAAGCTACCTACAATTTCCTTTTATCCATTTTAAAGAATGTTCTACAATTATTAACATTCATTTTATAATACTTTCATTCTGTTTTTAATGTATAAGTTTATCGACTCATAATGAGAGAAAAGAAttctataaaaagaaaactttttttctttcaattatgctaatatatatatatatatatatatataaagatttaaaaaaaggataaaaaagcTATTGATAAATTCCTTTTTTGAAGAAGGATGAATACCTTTATCTTTTAGAAAAgggaaggtttttttttaaaaaaaatgattaacaaATGAATCAGAATGCATATAAAAATTTAGCAAAAGAAGAGTAAGGAACATAAACACTAGATACCATATGTTATAAAAATGATGGTTAGTGAAAGATTACCTACCACTTCAAATTCTATTAGCTAACAAACCGTAAAATAGTAAGCTACACTGATTTATGTTCTATTTTAGTTACTGTATTTTTTAACGTTCAAATTTAGTTCATCgtgtaatttcaataaatcttaaagtTAAAATTGGTTAGGTCATAATAATAATttccatattaaaaaaaaccgtGTGGTTGAAATACCTTGAATATGGTATCTGACGCTCGAATGACTAAATACATTATTTACAATTTTGACCATAGAATTTAAAGAAGTatgctatataaactctctaattttaGAAACACACGTGTTCTGTAATCTAAATTATTCTTTCTAATAAAACTGTTGTCCCTCTATCCGTGGACGTAACTAACACACTATCAATGTACCAAGTAAATTTGTATGttgattatttattgtttacactttgattgtttactgtttacacTTTTCTGTCATAACAATATGGTTACTTAAACTCTAATAAAGTGTTTCTTTTTCTGGAGGAAAAaatcaactataaactaacaataaatatgattttaaaggGGTAATTGTCAGAAATACCATAAAAAGATCTTAGTAGAATCTTAGCTAGGACGACGACcggaattgaataaaaatatagagaaaaaagaagTGAAAGTTTTGGTCAATTATTCTTGAAGTGAAAGTTTTAGTCAATTGTTCTTACATTCTCTATGGTCAATTTTTCTCGGGGAAGGAGGGATGGTGTACTCCCTTCTATTTTTTTGGTCATCAATTTTCAcactaaaatttattattttaatttttgaagaaaaatatctcaCATTtaccttttgaaaaaaaaaatctcaaaaaataaaaaaataaaaaaaatccaaaacccccgagaaaataaaaataataaaatgttaagAACTTATATACCATAAGTCTTATCTTGGTCCTCATGGTCAAATGCTTATTTTTCGTATTTTTGGATATTTATGacagttatttttttaaagatattgtaattaaagtgtgggatCGGGAATCAAATCTCAAAATGAGGTTGATAGCAGTTGAACTACGCTCTTGTtggtaatttaaaaaaaatactttaattacaatacctcttaaaaaaaatccaacaagAACATAGCTCAACTGGCATAATGTTTATACCTCCTCAAACCCAACGGGCATAatgttgatattttttttttttccttattctcaaaattttcctccCTTATGTTTTTTCCTCTTATTTCTCCTCAAGCCCTAGGCCCCTAACCCTCCACATGCGCATCCTCCTCTTTGGCTACCACGTTACCGGCTCTGCCTTCGACCGCCACCGTCCAACCCTATCGCGCCACCATGCATTATGCAATTGAAAATACGTCACCTCATTGCTACTGTTGCTTTGTAACCTGGCCCCAAAAGGTTGTTTCCTTCCTCAGATTTGGTCTCTAAAACTCTAACTCAATCAATTCCCATTTATATACTATccgttttcttcttttaaaatgGCCAATTTCTTGAATCCATTTCCCTTTTTTCTGCATTTTTACTAGCCTTCGTATTATcgtattatttaaataaaaataataatttttttttcttttcaaatattttttattttttagacgTTTCTTCTAATTATTACTAATCActattttcatttgatattCTATAATGTAAGTAATATAactatcttttcaaattttcaaatttatgtatattatttaaataaaaaaatacaattcaattttaaataaaataatttctaTATAGAATTATATGGAGAATGGTGATTAGAATGAACAATTCATAAATAGAAATCACAAATCAAAAAAATTCGATGAAATAATGAAAGATAGAAAAATCCTTCAATtatgatatttttcaaaaattgtcTTTGACGCTAAAATCTCTATCGAGAATACTATGATAAAAAATAACTGTCACTAATTTTAATTGTGACAGTGTTTAAATCTCATAAAATCacaattttattgtatttaaataattgaaaaaaatggtgCTATCCGTggaagatgttttttttttccttctcacaATTACCCAATTTTAAAGTTTGGAATGAGCTGTTAAAGCAAATATACTTACACATAATCATTACACATTTtcctaaaagaagaaaatcatCCTTTTCGAAATCAAACCGCCATATGAAATTTCAACTctaagaaaagagaaagaaattgaaaaaagcataaaactatggaaaaaaatcaactattaCAAGTATTATTATTGACATTTTTATTCACAATAAAATTTTGACttcataaaaatattattttaaaagaatgcTTGTATTCCTCCTTAAAACTCTtggataataataatgatgatgagtAAAGCAAAAAAACTGATTTGATTTTATTACTAAAAAAGAATAACGTCTAAACCCATCCAACCTTAACTTTAATTATGATATTAAACTTAAACCCAATAAAGGAAGACATGATGCCTTGTAAACAACTCTATCTAGTtaaattagtaattaattaCTGAATTAGAACACAAACCATTGAGTCAAGTACAAGTAGTAGAagagaactaaaattaaaaggaaaaaaaaaaaaaaggacatttGTAAtgtaaaaataggaaaatatggGTTGGTTGGTTAAGCTAAGAAAATTAAGCAATTACCAAAAATTGCTATAATTAAACCCATaaaaagcaaaaaagaaaaaaagaaaaaaagaaaaaaggcttTTGATGTCAGAAGGAGGTGCCTTTGCCTTTTTAGGGTTTTTGCTTTTAGGTTAGGGTTTGTAGGCCAAATAGAAGTCCACGAGAATACGGCGCCGTATTATAAGACTGCCTTAGTTTCGTAGACTTCTACAATGGTTgactcctttttcttttcttttctttttaaacaaaaagTCAATCCACCACGCGCCGCCGTCTTCACGGCTTTGATACGGAGGCGGCGTCTTTAACGGAGCCATTCCCCATACTCGTCGACTGCACAGTCAGCACCGACATACTCGGCGACGATGGCCCTTCGCCGTTCGATGCCATCACCGGAAGCTGACTACTACCGCCGCTGTTGATCAAAGGGTTCCTGGAGTGACACGTGGACGTTGATATAGCCGTGGCCAGAGAGATCGGCATAAGACAGAGCCCTTTCCCTTGCAAATACTGCATCGCCGATCCCATATCTTTCTCCATCAGCTTCGCCACTTGCTGCTCCGTCACCGTCATGCTGTCGTTCGACGACGCCGTTTGGTTTCCGCCGTTGCCATTGTTTGAATTCCGGCTAGTTTGGGCCCCACTCCCTTGCATACACTCACCGCCCCCCTGAAACGACAACGTTTTTAcgtttttatgtttttgttttttttaaaattttttttttttaccaataacCAAATAATTACATATGAAATATTATTTGAAGGAAAAGGACAGGCAAACCAAAAGCTGATAAAAGGTTTTCGCACGCGTGCTACACTTTTCCTTTTGTCGTCTTCTGTTAAAGGAATTTTTTTGGCCGCCTCATCCACCTTATAAACTTAATCCCTaaattcctttttcctttttaaaaaaaaactaattttacaCAACAATCTAAAAATCcattagtttaattttattattcgTTAAATGACCTTTccgaaaattatatatattttttttaaaaaaaattgtagtttCGTTTTCTctagaaatttatttttaagaagaaTTTTTAACAATATTTATAGTGCAAAACTTATAAGAAAGTTGATTCTTATCTAAATTAGGCGAaattttggttaaattgaaAGTGTAGAGTTCAAATTGATTTATTCtcttacaaaattaaatttataaatcaccatCACCAAATTTgcttttcgtttttttttccgtcattgaaagttaaatttatttctttttaatttcatactCCATCattagtataaggattaaattctaatttcaagagaaaaacatgttttttaaattttttttaatttgactagTTTTTTGAAACACGTGATAAAAAGTAGATTGATAATCTAGATgtggaataaatatttatagacttaattttcaaaatctaaaaacaaaaactaggTCCTTTTTGTGATCATTTGTTTTCTTTCccttgaaaattaagtctataaacacagTTTCCACCTTCcaattctaaaatttgaaaaactaaaaagaaattaaaaacttgtttttattttttagattcgACTAAGAATTCACCCTTTAAAAGGATGCAAATCATAGTAAAAAAGAGTGAGAAAATagccttaatttttaaaaactaaaaacaaaaataaaatagttatgatttaaataattataaaactttcttttcatatttaCCCActcaaagagaaaaaaaaaagtagtttagGACTTGTTTGATAGATGATCTGAAAacagaaatttgaaaacaagaaattaaataaaaacagagttgtatttcattttctcaACTATGTGTTTGATAGCAGAATTCAGAAATCGaatgttaatttaaataattgcaaACTAGTTATAATTACCCATTAAAAATTAGttgataataaaatttattaatttatttatgaacatgtgttttatgttaaaagaaattgtaaaattattattttgtaataatatataatttataggataaattaaaatttttgtctctataattttaaaagcTTCGTAAATAGACTCAACAAACTATAAAGACTGTGAAGTTCAATCAAATCAAAagaactaaaatctaaattttaaaaccatacGAACTAATTTTTAACTTTATCCAGGgaccaaatttgaaatttaaccttatattatattactaatagatattttagtttttaaaaaattgaatttgaatttgtaATATCACATCTACTCTATTTCTAAATGCTTTtaacattatttaatataattgtacattttaaattttaaaatttaaattttggatacaataaaaatataaaaatattgttttagaaTTTACACTATTTGATTCACAAAAGTTAGAATAAGTTAGAAACcgaacataaaacaaaatctagaTGGCGAACAATTTTTTTACCTCAGAGGAGACGTCAGCGACGAGAGGAGCCACAGCAGCTGCACCCCCCAACCTGCTCATGCTCAGTACCTACaccaaataaaataaccaaaaaaattaaaaaaaattaataacccCATCCAGggaatcttttttcttttaattatttaaataaaatttaataattagaataaaataaaaataatataagtgGTTAGGATTAGAGTCATACCTTGACTTGGAGCTGGAGAAATTTAACGTAGTCGATGATCTCATCAAGCATTGAAGCTTTATCTGTCTGAAATTCCAAAGCCCTTTCAgattcatttcatttttattttgattcaaTCAATAATTTCtctattaaattcaatttattaattttgctaTTTAATCCCCTCATCCCATATATTACTAATTAATACCACCTAAATATTCCATTTTCCAGCTCTCTACTTATTTCTAAGTACGATAATATAccctttttttcaaaaaaaaaaaaagaaaaaaaagaaaaaaaagatgagTTACTGATATTTACATGTTCGTGATTGTGTTAGTAACTGTCTTGTTATACTAACGACACGTGTCCCGGAATTTCCGTGAGATTAGTTTCTCACCGGAAGTCTAATGACTATATTGCCCCTGACCATTTGGTTTTATTACGAAGCAGGTACAAAACTGACCGGCGGTTACACTCTTGCAGAGAGAGGCTGGGAGATGCTACACTCCGGACtcccatttttatttaaaaaaaaaaacaaattgggATGAATAAatagattaatttaaaaaagaaaatggaagatgtgattctgtgaagaagatgaaggaagAAACTGACCTTGTTTGCATTGGGAACGAGTTCTTGCAGGGCTTTCATTCTCTCTGCAATTCTCTCTCTTCGAAGCTGTACAAACGACACAAATTTATAATCATCGGTTTCTTGCGATTAATAAATGAAGACCCTAATTTTGTTTCTGTTTGGTTCCTAAGAAAACGTGAGAAAATGGAATGGAAAATGCAGAGAATGattcaatgaagaagatgatttAATGGGGTTTAATAAAACAGAGAGTTGAAGATTTGAATAATAATGGGAGAATTTTAGTTTTACCCTTTCGGCGATACTGTGGGGGTCAGTGGCTTGGCCTCTGCGAGCTCTGACCTTCTGTTTCGGCTGAGATTGAGAAACTCCGGCAGACCCACCTCCCGGAGTTTGATTCATAACGTTTCCCGGAGCTCCGAAACTATGCGATTGAAGAGAACCTCCCTGAGGAAAAAAAGAGCCCAAAAAACAGAGTTAAAATTGGAATCCACCGGCGAGGAATTGACAGATCCATAACGGAACCAACCGAGTTCGGTGGACGGAAGCAGGATCCATCGACGACGTCGTTTTGGGAGCGGTCCAAGTCGGCATTTCCAAGGGAGAGAGGCATAGGAGGGAGGCCATGGTCCGCGACGCCATTTCCGGCAGAACCGGAGATTCCTCTGGACAAGAGAAGCTGTTGTTGGAGCATAACGGCGGCTTTGGCTGCGGGAGAAGTGGCAGTGATGTGATTCTGGTGAGGATCGTCGGAGATATCTCTGGAAGGTTTATTGATGGGGTTAAGATCCCAAGGGGATTTAGGGTTTGAAGAAGGGTTGAGGTCAGGCCAAGAACAGGAAGGGATTGTGTTGAGCATTTGCTCGAGGAAGTCGTCGTGGGAGGCGGCGGCGGCGGAGGGATCGAAATGATGGAGGTGAGACGGTGGGATCTGTGGTGGTGGTGGATTCAAATGGTGGGCGTTGTGGTGGTGGGGGTCGGCGTGGAGGTCTTGGAGGGAGATTTGGGAGTGGCTTAAGAGAGAGTTGAGGGTTTGCATTTCTCTGCTACAGGGCTGCATAGTCGCCGGCGGGAAGGAGGTGAAGGGAGGAGGCGGCGGAGGGAATGGAATTATTTGGGAATTGGAATTGAAAAGTGAATTTTAATGTAATATTGTATTTTGGTATTTGGTAATATGGGAATGGGTTTTTGTTTTAAGAGTTTGTTTTTTGTGTGTTTGGTTATTAAATAGCAAAAGGTGGAGCTTCTCTCTGTCACACCACGTTTGCTTTCTCGCCCTAATTTCtctttctatttattttattttattttatatatataccaattcaaactttgaaaattaatgCATCATCtcgtaatcattttgttttttattttctatttttaaaattaaatcaatttcttCCCTATTTCTTACCATCATTTGTGTCTTTCTTTActataatggttaaatttttcgtcaaattttaaaaacaaaaacaaaattttaaaaactactattttagtttttaaattttggcttggtttttttaaagaagaaatttaaagatggaagtagtgtttgtagacttaattttcaaaaatagaaaaagaaaaccaaaaaccaaataattatcgATCAGTCTAAaagaaatagtttttaaaaacatattttttgttttggaatttaatgaagaattcaattttttattttaaaaatatgcaaatcattgtaagaaatggagagaaaagcgacgtaattttaaaaaatcaaatgattactcATTGGTATAAGGTTTCtatcatataaaatttttattattgaatttgtaaataatttctatattttgcaaTCCTCCTGCtaccaatgttttcaaaaattaagtcaatattcttaaacttacaaaaaaaaaaaaatgtagttgTAAATATAATGTTCAAATACAAGAAACATAAAATGAAATCATGATTTTGCAGCGTGTAACATGagaactaaattctaattttttcaaattacaaagagcaaatttacaatttaacctaTACTATTCCTTTGATGAtggttttattaaaaataacttagaAATACAAACCAACTTCTTACTTAAATTTAAAGACAATCACGATTCTATTAAACATAGTTACCTTTTTTGGAGAAAGATTTTTACATCTTTTAGGTGTTAAGTTACAAGTCAAATGTATAAATGTCTGTCACTCTTATTATTTTAAGGGATACTTCATTAGTTCATTGATAACCAATATATGATAAACGATATACAACAAAATTACAATATAACAACAAAGTTTAGAGCTATGGTAGAGTGactgtaaataaataaataataataatttttttattaaaaaaaaaaaaaaccttgataTGTGAGACCAAAGACCAAGATTTCAGACATTTTCTCAAATCCAAATGTTGTTGTTTGTTGAGTGATTTAATGTATCATTGGACTATTTATAATACTATACTTATCTTTTTCTGAAAAGATACCAACTCAATCTTAAtagttatttggtttttttttttctgatgaTTAAgctaaaaattaataatactctcgatttttttttaacaaatacgTTTCTAATATAATATAGAATTTTGAAATGTAcacaaataatataatattggaAAACATATCTTTTTGACCTCtagattttgagtttaatttctatttagtctctaaacttcaAAACGTTACACATTTAATCCTTAATTTtttagtttggtttcaatttagttcctaaatttcaaaatgttataattttacctatacatttgagttttgcttggttcatatgtttcaagatttactcTTTTAATCTCGATTATTCACTAA comes from Benincasa hispida cultivar B227 chromosome 2, ASM972705v1, whole genome shotgun sequence and encodes:
- the LOC120071746 gene encoding bHLH transcription factor RHL1-like encodes the protein MQPCSREMQTLNSLLSHSQISLQDLHADPHHHNAHHLNPPPPQIPPSHLHHFDPSAAAASHDDFLEQMLNTIPSCSWPDLNPSSNPKSPWDLNPINKPSRDISDDPHQNHITATSPAAKAAVMLQQQLLLSRGISGSAGNGVADHGLPPMPLSLGNADLDRSQNDVVDGSCFRPPNSGGSLQSHSFGAPGNVMNQTPGGGSAGVSQSQPKQKVRARRGQATDPHSIAERLRRERIAERMKALQELVPNANKTDKASMLDEIIDYVKFLQLQVKVLSMSRLGGAAAVAPLVADVSSEGGGECMQGSGAQTSRNSNNGNGGNQTASSNDSMTVTEQQVAKLMEKDMGSAMQYLQGKGLCLMPISLATAISTSTCHSRNPLINSGGSSQLPVMASNGEGPSSPSMSVLTVQSTSMGNGSVKDAASVSKP